The following are encoded in a window of Parambassis ranga chromosome 15, fParRan2.1, whole genome shotgun sequence genomic DNA:
- the LOC114447028 gene encoding leucine-rich glioma-inactivated protein 1-like, translating into MEKTPKRSPWLGLLVLASVLLLADSKRARQPRCPSSCICTKDNALCESAGLIPRSFPPDVISLSFVKSEFTEIPKESFIHTPALHLLLFTANNLESINEDAFLGLPHLEYLFIENNQIKSISPNAFRGLKTLVHLSLAYNNLETLPKDLFKGLEALTKVDLRGNQFTCDCKLKWLVEWIYSTNATMDQIYCKGPASQLDKKINDLVPQSFDCITTEFASYQSMKFESISVEAFTFGNDQFVVFAQPFIGKCSFLEWDHVEMVFRNFDDIDSTSTVICKPLVIDNQLFIIVAQLFGGSHIYKRDTSANKFIKLQGIDILRIRKPNDVETFRIDGESFFVIADSSKAGSTTIYKWNGNGFYSHQSLHQWYRDTDVEYMEISSKPHLILSSSSQRPVIYQWNKSTKLFDRRTDIPEMEDVYAVKHFQVKSDLFICLTRFIGDSKVMRWDGALFRELQTMPSRGSMVFQPFAVGSWQYAILGSDYSFTQVYRWDAKKGEFVRFQELNIQAPRAFSPVSIDNRQFLLASSFKGKTQIYEHMVIDLSN; encoded by the exons ATGGAAAAGACACCCAAAAGATCGCCATGGCTTGGCTTACTTGTGCTGGCGTCTGTTTTACTTTTAGCGGACAGCAAGAGAGCCAGGCAGCCCCGCTGTCCCTCATCATGTATATGTACCAAAGATAACGCGCTGTGCGAAAGCGCAGGACTGATCCCTCGCAGCTTTCCCCCCGATGTCATATCACT ATCCTTCGTCAAGTCTGAATTCACTGAGATCCCGAAGGAGAGCTTCATCCACACGCCTGCCCTGCATCTCCT CCTCTTCACAGCCAACAACCTGGAGTCCATAAATGAGGACGCTTTCCTCGGTCTTCCTCATCTAGAGTATCT aTTCATTGAAAACAACCAAATCAAGTCGATATCACCAAATGCTTTCCGTGGACTGAAAACCTTAGTGCACCT GAGTCTGGCCTATAATAACCTGGAGACTCTGCCCAAAGATTTGTTCAAGGGTCTTGAGGCCTTAACAAAAGT AGACCTACGGGGAAACCAGTTCACCTGTGACTGTAAGCTGAAATGGTTGGTGGAGTGGATCTACAGCACGAACGCCACCATGGATCAGATTTACTGTAAAGGCCCGGCCTCACAGCTGGACAAGAAGATCAACGACCTGGTGCCACAGTCGTTCGACTGCATCACCACAG AGTTTGCTTCATACCAGTCAATGAAGTTTGAATCTATATCGGTGGAGGCGTTTACTTTCGGGAATGACCAGTTCGTGGTGTTTGCCCAGCCCTTCATTGGGAAGTGCAGCTTTCTAGAGTGGGATCACGTAGAGATGGtgttcagaaactttgacgacATTGACA GCACCTCCACAGTGATCTGCAAACCGCTGGTCATTGATAACCAGCTCTTCATCATTGTGGCTCAGCTGTTTGGTGGCTCACACATCTACAAGCGTGACACGTCTGCCAACAAATTCATCAAGCTGCAAGGCATCGACATCCTGCGAATCCGAAAACCAAATGACGTGGAGACGTTCCGCATCGACGGGGAGTCCTTCTTCGTCATAGCAGATAGCTCCAAAGCCGGGTCCACCACCATCTACAAGTGGAACGGTAACGGCTTCTACTCTCATCAGTCCCTCCACCAGTGGTACCGTGACACTGACGTGGAGTACATGGAGATCTCTTCCAAGCCACACTTGATCCTGTCCAGCAGCTCACAGAGGCCCGTCATCTACCAGTGGAACAAAAGCACCAAGCTGTTTGACAGGCGCACCGATATCCCAGAGATGGAGGACGTTTACGCTGTGAAGCACTTCCAGGTCAAATCCGACCTTTTCATCTGCCTCACACGCTTCATCGGTGACTCCAAAGTGATGCGCTGGGACGGCGCTCTCTTTAGAGAATTGCAGACCATGCCCTCCCGCGGCTCCATGGTGTTCCAGCCTTTCGCTGTGGGCAGCTGGCAGTATGCCATTCTGGGCAGCGATTACTCTTTCACCCAGGTGTACCGCTGGGATGCCAAGAAGGGCGAGTTTGTTCGTTTCCAGGAGCTGAACATCCAGGCTCCGAGGGCCTTCTCTCCTGTTTCCATAGACAACCGTCAGTTCCTGCTGGCCTCAAGCTTCAAAGGAAAAACTCAGATCTATGAGCACATGGTCATTGATCTGAGCAACTGA